The sequence below is a genomic window from Harmonia axyridis chromosome 1, icHarAxyr1.1, whole genome shotgun sequence.
aATTTGAAGGATTTCTTTCCtgcttgcagcatactcacataagtggcatttataataataataatataatgtttattcattataaacatcaaaaaaaattacagaggtatttatttcgcgaaatatttacctgtgcgtaattatgttcaatttcaatcaaatggacagcatctatatgattttgaaggatttctttcttgcttgcagcatactcacataagtgacatttaaattcttttatgttcaaatggacagaatctatatgcttatTGAAGTGATCTTtccggttggctgcataatcacataagtgacatttatgttttcttttattcaaatgaacagcatctatatgattttgaagGGTTATTTTCTTGCTAGCAGCATACTCgcataagtgacatttaaattcttttatgttaaaatggacagaatctatatgctttttgaagTTACTTTTCTGATTggttgcaaactcacataagtgacatttatgttttctttcattcaaatgaacagcatctatatgattttgaagGATCACTTTCGtgcttgcagcatactcacataagtgacatttaaattgttttatgttcaaatggacataatctatatgctttttgagatgAGGTTtcaggttggctgcataattacataagtgacatttatgtttttttttattcaaatggacagaatctatatgattttgaagGGTATCTTTCGtgcttgcagcatactcacataagtgacattcaaattcttttatgttcaaatgggcagaatctatatgctttttgagataAACTTtccggttggctgcataattacataaatgacatttatgttcttttttattcaaatggacacaatctatatgattttgaagGGTATCTTTCTtgcttgcagcatactcacataagtgacattcaaattcttttatgttcaaatggacagaatatATATGATTTTCGAGATAAGATTTATGATTGGCTGCATAATTACATAAggaacatttatgttctcttttattcaaatggacagaaaccatatgaattttgagttgaactttctggttggctgcataatcacataaggaacatatatgttcttttttattcaaatggacatcaTCAATATGATTTTGAAGGGTTTCATTCTTGCTTGCcgcatactcacataagtgacatttcaattcttttatgttcaaatggacagaatctatatgaattttgaggttacttttctgattggctgcaaacccacataagtgacatttatgttctctttcattcaaatgaacagcATCTATATGCCCTTCGAGATTGCTTTTCTGGTTGAAAGCAAAGTCACCTGTTTCATATTTGAAAGACAATCTTATTCCTTTCTCATCAGTGTAATGATGAACAATATCCATGATTTCAGTCTTTTTATCCTCAATATCCTCTCCATCAGACTCGTACTGAAAACtagaacgaaaaaaattattgcaacattttaattttcaattataagaggTTTGAAGAGAAAACAATTTCGACAAACATTGAAAGTTTGCATTCAAGTGTTCTtctaaaaaatcgaaatttcaaaaagatattATAAAAGAATGTTTGATCCCGCTAAATGCAAAACTCTGTATTTGTAAAACAATGAAAAACGAGGTTAATCGTTGGTTAGATAGATTCAGTAATGGACAAAAGCACTGTACAGATTGTTAGATGCACAACTTCATATTTTACATGTTACAAGTCAGTAAATGTTAACGTCAGATGCAAAActcttcaaaaatatcaatGTGTCGAATGCAAAACTCCGTACTTTTAAATAACCAATCCCAGGGTTGACAATTGTCAATACATGATGACTCCTGATGTGACCGCGTGTCGATTAAGACATGTTGATTGTTTTGTTTAGTGCCGGTTTGAAATCAGATTGCTCATCATTGTAATAATGGAAAGTAATTGTCCAATTGTACCTTGTGAAAGTGGAAAAGGCCGAAAACGACCAGTTCAAAAACATAATTGGAAAAGGCGCAAGTTGCAAGCCCAAAGGTGAGTTTGGTTaagtttttgaaagaatatgatCAAATTATTACTGCGTATAGGCGGAAACCAAAAGATTTACCTGTTTACCCAACATGCAGGCATGGCAATAAAACCTTTGCATGTAAAACTCTGACAATGATGGATATCTAACAATTTCACAAACTAATTTACTCATGCAGTAGTAAAATTGAACAAGATATCCTCATATTGAAATATTGTGAGGGAGTTCAGCCcaaaagaaattttaaaaagAGAAAATCCATTTCAATTCGCTACTATGTTTCCAAAAAGGATTGAACTAAAGTTAGGGTTTGCAAATGCGCATTTCATGGAATTACTTTGTTAAGCCCATTCAGAATAGAAAGACTGGCacgcaatatttttttgaacggAGAAACACCAAAAGAAAAAAGAGGGGGAGACAGAGTTAAGGACAAAAATGACCAAATCAAACAGTCAATAAAATCTTCATAAAAGCTTGACATGCGCTGAATCCCATTATAGACGTAACCATACAACTAGACTGTACCTTCCATGTCACCTAAATTTTAAAAAACTCTGTGATCTTTATTGCGGAAGGAATAACACTCAAAATGTAAGATtatgttatagtatatccaaagtcacttggaggaagcctgaatatttcaattatacaagggttgtccaagtttacagaaattcctttggaatttatgaaaatattgctatatcaatactctcaactaaaccccggtatttagcaaatcgtcttgggaacaagaatgtcccgattggattgatcttattggctgaatatttcccctcgtattcccctttccactttgagagcgtttttggttacactcattggctgcatctaccacttcttaattactttctaataattcgcatagaccagtgtggtccataggggtattattgaaatgcatttttacgtagttttagttcgttgtgtgactgatgcttttgatgatttcgactatgatgttcgGCACAATTCTTTGGCTTATAtagaaaaagatgaatatttcgcaatcaaatctattcctccatttactttcaaagtcagaattgatatatgacaggttctgaagaaattgatttcgcatcctaaatatcttcattccactgaaggaagaattgatttaaatgagattaaccaacaaaatgttcataacattttctgattttagcaatgttattactggtttgagaaatcatgtagaataggcatatgatgttgaggctcttagtacgtcaaattagcagctacgtagccagatcgaaaaatcaatcaagtattttatagaaaatagaaatattccaccatttcctgccatcagtcaggacagttttaataataggttacaCATATCttcgaatatttattctgattctgaatacgaaaaatttaaaagttatcgaggaaaaacttgaactgaggaaatactacaatttctaactaagtggagtagtctatgacttccagaaaacatagaaactaaaatcgaaatttggataactaaatttgacatttcatgaaatgtcattaattatttgtaattgaaaattttattggtttatggattttcaaccatcttaacgaataatttattacaattcattaaatttcggctttttagtttctttttatgttttctggaagtcatagactactctattcaatgagaaattgcagttttccttagttcaagtttttcctcgataattctttaagtataggatttgcttgagaccacTCTCTCTTTATAcgtacgtaaaattgactgaatgaataaaaaatataggttttttccaaaaaactttttgagtgACTTGATGTCACTCAAAGATCTCAAagtcatgcacctattctatCCTAGTTTGTCTAcaacagaacatttccgaattaatCTCAAacatcgtgctcttataattctatgcaacgatcagttcatcattgTTGATAACattccttgatagtatattacaggccgaaaataaagaataatcaaattataacaccataGAATGACATAGGAtaatttttgatgtaacagcgcaagctactcacgtcacaaattttctgaaagaatcgacatctgagtcccatacatacgcaaaaatattattttcaactcaagggtttgaaaagtgtgcgcctatggtttatgactgttttgcaattatctctggccaagcgtttttatagactagttcaactgactttggatatactatacttcaGAAACTACGTCAACCGCCATTATAATTTGGCTTTTGGAACACCCCTAACAGATGCATGCTCTACTTGTCTTCTGGCAAAAGACAATATTGCTAAGTCAACTTCTGCAGAAGCAAAAACAAAATTGATAATTGACCATAGGATTCATGTATTGAAAGCTAAAGCGTTTTACGGTTTACTTAAGACGTCTGAAGAAGATGTGCATCTTTGCATTCGACTGCCAAAAAAATTTGGCATTGCCAAAACTTCACAGTCGTTTGTGGTAATTCGAAATGCAAATTATTGCCTGAGAATACAAGACCTTTTGTGTGGTTAGAAacagaatttcaaaaaaattataattctacCGCATCAGCAGTCAATCATGTTTTGGTCTCTCACCAGTTCCAACAAAAAAGTTCAGCTCTACGCGGATGGTTGTGGTGGGTAGAATAAAAACACCGCCTTAATGTCCATGTTGGCTTGTGAGGGAAGCACCCGCTCATATAAAACAATTGGAAGTAGTATTTCCTATAGTAGGACATTCCTTTTTGCCCTCCGACCGTGTTTTTGGTTTGGTATCAAAacagataaaaaaattcaatgtagTTATCGATCGAAAGGAGTATGAAGATATTATAGGAAAATATTCTGCTGTTGTGAGATTAACAAATTGTAGTAATCAGTGGAAAATTTACGACTGGAAAACTGAAGCTAATAAAGTGCTTAAAAAACCGGAGGAATGGCATTTCAAGTTCAATCAATCCAAAAGATTTATTTTTGCCAAATCTCAGACCAATAATGTCACCATCCAGGGTGAAGTTCATTATAAATCAGAACAAGGGGCCCCTCgtactgtaacaaaaaaaaattatagaatagCAGACATGAAACCCAAGCAAATGAGAATAGGTAATTCTTTAAAAAGGGTTAAGTCTTCCATTGATATTGTACTGAAAAAACATTATGGAAATGAGTGGCGAAATTTACCCGAATTGGAATTTTACAAGATAATTGACAGGAATACTTCGACAACAGAAAATAGAGAAACAAATTCAGAAGAGGAATACATAAGTGAAGACGAAGAACCAGTAGTCAGGATTTAggatttcttttttattttgttagaataatactgttttatttttttaaattttatgttCTATGTTGCAATAAATTATAAGAAGAATCAGTAGTGAGGATTTGGGAAAAATgttcttttttgattttgttagaataattttttcattttatattctatgttgcaataaattataaaaaaacgtATGGATTGTTTGTtgtaattgaaatttcaatgagaaaattaatttgtCCAAGTGGGTAAGTTCAAATGCAAAACTTCGTAAATTCAGCATTCATGTGGAAAACTCTGCAAGTGTAACTTTCATacctattttttcaattagcTAGGCCATCTATAGGTACAAGGCTGTTCGATTACAGTTATCGGTTACTATTATTAAACATATTCTTCACAAGACGTTTATATCGTTTACtgtaaaatcaacaaaatgtcACATACAGAGTTTTGCATTCAGCAGGCTCATTTCACAAAGTGTGACATCTTTGTAAAAAGCATTGTTGCTTGACTACATTGATTTTCCTAATtagagaaatttcaatatcacatAAAATAATCAAAGAGACTTTATTCATAGAAACTATTGAAATCTTCAAGATCTAATCAACACAActtcataataaataaattttgagaatatgGATATAGAATCTGTgtatttgaattattgcaaaatagataaaattattaataaattgtaACTAATTACTTTACATTACTCGAAACAAAAGAGAGCGTCAACATTTTCtgatattgttcattaaaatcaaGTGGAAAAAAGTGAAAgtgaaaaaagttaaaatttggCCTATATACTATCAAGACAAAATGATGGATGCTTACTCCAAGTCATATGAGTTTCCTTTCTCATAGCTATCAGCACCTTCTCCCATTTCCATCTTTACTCTGTCATGATTTTCATCTaggaaaatttttgagtatGATTCCATTTCTGACTTCAACACTTTTTAAATTCttaattgtgaaaataaatatgtacaagTACAAATCAAGAACTGTTTGTTTTGTATTATCTTTACTGTGCACGATAGCATGTAGCTTGTCTTTTTTTCCACGGCTAAAAAGATAATATCACAGATAACAAGTCTTTGATAATATCTCCACGACACTCTCCAGGAAGAAATAACAACTTTTACAATTACAACTGTAATGATCTGTCTCCTCTATATATTAGGTTAGCTGGTTAGcagcacagaatactaaatatacaGAGCAGCATagacaaatttcatttttctatggTTAGCCTCAGTCTTTGGGTCATagagaaattctttttttataattttagtaTTCTTAtaggaatataatataatattatatttccatgattacCGTCAAGAATTGACACCCTGGAGGGAGCATAACGTCCCAAAACTGATTATCAGATGGGTATCTGAATATGGCCGACTCACGTTTCCGCTTAGCAGTGGCGTAGTGggataaaaatttcattcattcaaaaataatacataatagcTGAAAGCTAGCAGATATAGGGGTacattgaaattaatataaaataaattttattaacgAGTTGAATAATCACAAAAACTATCAGCAATTAAGTacaataatgaataaatctGGTTGATAAgggttttttcaaacttcaaatagGTATACGATtctatattaaattttgaagttttattttatttatagtttTGTAGACGACAGTTTGGAATTGAAGTGAAAGAATTTAAGGAATGGAATAgttgaatgataataataattattgttgGGATTAGACATTCACTCGATTATATTGTTGGGATATATATTATTGGTTGTTCCCTGTATAACGTGTATTGTCAAATTAATTCTGACAAAGTGTCAGTTTAGATAGTTGTATTATAAAgttgaatgaatttcacatttcttATTCTCAAAGTATTATATACAAATCTATCAATTATCATCCTTAATAAGTATATGTACTGGGTATAATGAATTGATGAACAAATTTGACTGctataatgaataaattctGTAACTCGGAGTGTAAATTCCGATATCATTGGAGGTATGTCATCAAAAGGTGGATGTTTGCTCTTTGTCAAATTCTACAATAATTAACAATTCGTGTATTCAAAACCAATATATTATTCTCTTTCTCATCATGATGGAATAGACAAATAAACTAAATGAAAATTCCCACAAAGCTTGAAGGCTTGGATGTAGATGAAGGTCcataagtaacatttatgttctttttcaatcaaatggacagaatccacaTGAATTTGGAGTTAAACTTTCTGGTTgtctgcataatcacataagtaattCGTTCATGTTCAAATGGAcggaatctatatgctttttgagataAGATTtccggttggctgcataattacataaatgacatttatgttcttttttattcaaatggacagaatctatatgaattttgagatgaactttctggttggctgcataatcacataagtaacatttatgttcttttttattcaaatggacagaatccatatgaattttgagttgaactttctggttggctgcataatcacataagtaacatatatgttcttttttattcaaatggacagaatccatatgaattttgaggtAAACTTtccggttggctgcataatcacataagtgacatttatgttcttttttattcaaatgggcataatctatatgctttttgaggttatttttctgattggttgcaaactcacataagtgacatttatgttttcttttattcaaatggacagcatctatatgattttgaagGGTTTCTTTCTTGCTTGCGGCATacccacataagtgacatttaaattcttttatgttcaaatggacagaatctatatgctttttgaggtgaaCTTtccggttggctgcataatcacataagtgacatttatgttctcttttattcaaatggacagcatccATATGATTTTGAAGGGTTTCTTTCTTGCTTGCcgcatactcacataagtgacatttaaattcttttatgttcaaatggacagaatctatatgaattttgaggttatttttctgattggctgcaaactcacataagtgacatttatgttttctttcattcaaatgaacagaatctatatgccctTCAAGATAGCTTTTCTGGTTGAAAGCAAAGTCGCCTGTTTCATATTTGAAAGACAATCTTATTCCATTCTCATCAGTGTAATGATGAACAATATCCATGATTTCAGTCTTTTTATCCTCAATATCCTCCCCATCAGTCGTGTACTGAAAACTAGAACACAActtcataataaataaattttgagaatatgGATATAGTATCTGTgtatttgaattattgcaaaatagataaaattattatcaaattgTAACTAATTACTTTACATTATTCGAAACAAAAGAGATCGTCAACATTTTCTGACattgttcattaaaatcaagtggaaataactgaaaaaagataaaatttGGCCTATATActatcaagaaaaaattatgaatgctTACTCCAAGTCATATGAGTTTCGTTTTTCGCAGCTATCATCACCTTCTCCCATTTCCATCTTTATTCTGTCATGATTTTCATCTaggaaaatttttgagtatgtttccatttctgaCTTCAACACTTCttgattatgaaaataaatatatacaagTACAAATCAAGAACAGTTTATATTGTATTATCTATGCACGATAGCATGTAGCTTGTCTTTTTTTCCCCGACTAAAAAGATAATATCACAGATAACAAGTCTTTGATAATATCTCCACGACACTCTCCAAGAAGAAATAACAACTTTTACAATTACAACTGTAAGGATCTGTCTCCTCTATATATtagcacagattactagttagtCTGTCATATTAGGTTAGcagcacagaatactaaatatacaGTTAGCAGCATAgacaaatttcatttctctatGGTTAGCCGCATAGATAAATAAAAAAGTAAGGATCCCTTATCTATGGTTAGCCTCAGTCTTTGATTTGGGtcatagataattttttttttaatgattttagtATTCttatagaaatataatattatatttccatgattGCCGTCAAGAATTGACACCCTGGAGGGAGCATAACGTCCCAAAACTGATTATCAGAAGGGTATCTGAATATGGCCGACTCACGTTTCCGCTTAACCTATGGCGTAGTGGATAACAGTGGCGTAGTTGCActatttgcctaaacattgaataaaaattttaaccttggttactttctgatttcttaaAAGAAATCAGTAAGTAATCAAGAAACTTTAGGTTAAGTTCTTCGAGATATCGAATTTTGAAGCAAATctgacaagaaaaaaatttgaaccttAATTTGTcttacaaaattcgaaatatctcgGTTTTGGGGTCATCTAGTGACGAACTGATTGTAATTAGggattcagaataaaaaaattcttcataacatCAAATTTTCAAGCCGATCCGAAACTAAAACTGTTTTTGACCaaaaaatatacaatacaagaattttgacatctttttatgttttttagGGGTTTCGAGGTCGGGAATTCTAAATTAGGCATCGATTTCGctgagaaaaatttttaaaaccatTTAAAGCCCATTATTTTAAAGaaatatctcaattttaatggttAGCAGTTGTATCTATaaagattgttattattattatacatcttggaaaattcttcatttaattgAAACTATGTAAGAAATTAGGTAATTGCCATATTTTTTCATCACTAATTAATTAAACACATTGTAGTTCACAAGAGTTTATTTAGTGTATATTGTATTCATAAGAAATCTACTAAACATAAaatgtaaattatttttttgaaaaattatgaaactagctagttttcattttcttcttgaGAAGGGGTGCCGCCTGTTTTCTCTGGTCTATGTTTCGTGTGACATGAATTGCAAGCTATCTCATCATTGCTTTGGTGGTCGTCCGATGGTTCTTCTTCCGAGGGGTTTGTTGTCTCTGGTGGTCTTTGCCATTCTGCCTAGTCTCATTCTGTCCACATACTGGTTCCACTCTCTCAGCCTCTTCCTCATCCATCTGACCACATGGTCCACTTGGCATTTCTCTCTTATAACAGAATTTCTCTGTCTGTCCACCAGTTTGTATCCCGTTATTGTTCTTAGGGTCTCCATTTCAGTTGTTCGCAATATCCTCTCTGTTGTAGACGTTTCGGCTCTGGTCTCTGCTCCGttgatagttttcattttgaaatataataattcgCTTATATTctgtattcaatttaaatatcgatttttgtaatattaatcCTCACTAAGGAAGAATTTACCAAGCCACTGGTTGGCTGCCTAATCACATAAGTAATTCTTTtatgttcaaatggacagaatctatatgctttttgaggttatttttctgactggctgcaaactcacataagtgacatttatgttctcttttgttcaaatggacagcatctatatgaattttgagttgaactttctggttggctgcataatcatataagtgacatttatgttcttttttatttaaatgaacagaatccatatgaattttgagttgaactttttggttggctgcataatcacataagtgacatttatgttcttttttatttgaatgaacaGAATCCACATGAATTTTGAGGTATTCTTTCCGGTTggatgcataatcacataagtgacatttatgttcttttttatttaaatgaacagaatccatatgattttgagGTATTCTTTCCGGTTggatgcataatcacataagtgacatttatgttctcttttattcaaatggacagcatctatatgaattttgagttgaactttctggttggctgcataatcatataagtgacatttatgttcttttttatttaaatgaacagaatccatatgaattttgagttgaactttttggttggctgcataatcacataagtgacat
It includes:
- the LOC123674270 gene encoding zinc finger protein 596-like produces the protein MESYSKIFLDENHDRVKMEMGEGADSYEKGNSYDLDFQYESDGEDIEDKKTEIMDIVHHYTDEKGIRLSFKYETGDFAFNQKSNLEGHIDAVHLNEREHKCHLCGFAANQKSNLKIHIDSVHLNIKELKCHLCEYAASKNETLQNHIDDVHLNKKEHICSLCDYAANQKVQLKIHMVSVHLNKREHKCSLCNYAANHKSYLENHIYSVHLNIKEFECHLCEYAASKKDTLQNHIDCVHLNKKEHKCHLCNYAANRKVYLKKHIDSAHLNIKEFECHLCEYAASTKDTLQNHIDSNISELLYFKMKTINGAETRAETSTTERILQTTEMETLRTITGYKLVDRQRNSVIREKCQVDHVVRWIRKRLREWNQYVDRMRLGRMAKTTRDNKPLGRRTIGRPPKQ